In Anabaena sphaerica FACHB-251, a single window of DNA contains:
- a CDS encoding glycosyltransferase family 39 protein: MTIKLSPFNQVPKKLFSSNKKTINLNFILISLLVLGILFRFINIDNKSYWDDEAFTSLRVAGYTEYEVVQKVSSVDNISAKELQNYQTLSSSKSLFDTIQSLALEDPQHPPAYYVINWLWVRLFGSSIVAFRTVAALASLLALPSMYWLCQELFASSLPSRIAVTFIAISPFHILYAQEARQYSLWTAMILFSSASLLYASRKMRIFDWVIYAASLALNFYTFPFSVLVALAHGSYVIALDKFRFTKRIIAYLLASFVAVIAFIPWLLVIINNLKHINNIVGGKGGMPTLSLVKTWAFNLSRIFVDTNHERAVINFGFENIFTYLLQITLVFLLVMLSGYSIYFVCRRTHAKTWIFLLTLILLTSVPIMGKDLLSGDNRSIILRYLTPAYLGIHISVSYLLAAGITTRKAQNKFWYFTICLLFSGALFSSVLTSQATSWWTKSHSDITYKAAKIINQSQQPLIVSDGSMGTNLALSHQLNPQVQLRLKPYCHTCRSLPPELITKNLLPIPNNFDVFLFVPSPELMNQLSQDSQYKIEFLSPQLWRLTHNTQ; this comes from the coding sequence ATGACCATTAAACTTTCGCCATTTAATCAAGTACCCAAAAAGCTTTTTTCTTCAAACAAAAAAACAATTAATTTGAATTTTATACTTATATCACTATTGGTTTTAGGAATTCTTTTCAGATTTATCAACATTGACAATAAATCATACTGGGATGACGAAGCATTTACATCTTTACGCGTAGCCGGGTACACAGAGTATGAAGTAGTTCAAAAGGTTTCTAGCGTTGATAATATTAGTGCTAAAGAACTTCAAAATTATCAGACTCTGAGTTCTAGCAAAAGTTTATTTGATACTATTCAATCTCTGGCATTGGAAGACCCACAACATCCACCAGCATACTACGTTATCAATTGGTTGTGGGTGAGATTATTTGGTAGTTCAATTGTCGCTTTTAGAACTGTTGCAGCATTGGCTAGTTTGCTCGCATTACCTAGTATGTATTGGTTATGCCAGGAATTATTTGCTTCATCTTTACCCTCTAGGATAGCCGTAACTTTTATAGCTATATCACCATTTCATATCCTATACGCACAAGAAGCAAGGCAATATAGTTTATGGACGGCAATGATTTTATTTTCCAGTGCATCACTGCTGTATGCAAGCCGCAAAATGAGAATCTTTGATTGGGTAATTTATGCCGCATCTTTAGCACTTAATTTTTATACTTTTCCCTTCTCTGTATTAGTTGCATTAGCTCATGGTAGTTATGTAATAGCCTTAGATAAATTTAGATTTACAAAAAGAATAATTGCTTACCTACTAGCATCTTTTGTCGCTGTCATAGCTTTTATTCCCTGGTTATTAGTAATCATCAACAATTTAAAACATATCAATAATATAGTAGGTGGCAAGGGAGGAATGCCAACTTTATCATTAGTCAAAACCTGGGCTTTTAACCTGAGCCGCATCTTTGTTGATACTAACCATGAAAGGGCAGTTATAAATTTTGGATTTGAAAATATATTTACTTATCTCCTGCAAATAACATTAGTATTCTTGCTAGTAATGTTATCTGGGTATTCTATTTATTTTGTGTGTCGTCGTACCCATGCCAAAACTTGGATATTTCTGTTAACATTAATCCTGTTAACATCTGTCCCCATCATGGGAAAAGATTTATTGTCTGGAGATAATAGATCAATCATTCTGCGCTATCTCACCCCCGCTTACTTGGGTATTCATATATCTGTTTCCTATCTCCTTGCTGCTGGTATTACAACTAGAAAAGCACAGAATAAATTTTGGTATTTTACCATCTGTCTGTTATTCTCTGGAGCATTATTTTCTAGTGTATTAACTTCTCAAGCTACCTCCTGGTGGACTAAAAGCCATAGTGATATTACTTACAAAGCCGCTAAAATCATTAATCAATCTCAACAACCACTAATAGTTAGTGATGGTAGTATGGGAACAAATTTAGCTTTGAGCCATCAACTTAATCCTCAAGTACAGCTAAGATTAAAACCTTACTGTCATACTTGCCGTTCTCTACCTCCTGAATTAATTACCAAAAATCTGTTACCAATTCCTAATAATTTCGATGTATTTTTATTTGTCCCATCTCCAGAATTAATGAATCAACTCAGTCAAGATTCTCAATACAAAATTGAGTTTTTAAGTCCACAATTATGGCGATTAACTCACAATACACAATGA
- a CDS encoding glycosyltransferase — MNNNSSEILLTVPTGPLKIAEYPPGDLAGDNDILLSLVIPTYKERDNIENIVKILTGLLDEAIPGNYELIVVDDDSPDLTWQVAQSLIPDYPQLRVMRRQEERGLSSAVIRGWQAATGSILGVIDGDLQHPPEVLLQLLNKIKHGADLALASRHVDGGGVSSWSVIRRFLSRGAQVLGLIILPGVLGRVTDPMSGYFMVRRSAIAGATMNPVGYKILLEVIGRGKVGEIAEAGYVFRERTEGESKVTWKQYVEYIQHLIRLRVSTGRLGKISRKIDFPLGKFIRFGLVGFSGVFVDMAVLYLLSDPSTLGWNLTRSKIIAGEVAIFNNFLWNDAWTFADVSMQQKGWKQRIKRFFKFNVVCLAGLVINVLVLNIVYNFLVRNQYIANLIAIAVATIWNFWVNLKLSWRVTDVK, encoded by the coding sequence ATGAACAATAACTCTTCAGAGATACTATTAACCGTTCCCACTGGTCCATTAAAGATTGCTGAATATCCACCAGGTGATCTAGCTGGAGACAATGATATTCTGCTATCTCTGGTGATTCCTACTTACAAAGAGCGTGATAATATCGAGAATATTGTCAAGATCCTGACTGGATTACTGGATGAAGCTATTCCTGGTAATTATGAACTAATTGTAGTCGATGATGATAGCCCAGACCTCACTTGGCAAGTAGCACAATCACTGATCCCAGATTATCCCCAGTTGCGGGTGATGCGACGACAAGAGGAACGGGGGTTGTCTTCTGCGGTGATTCGTGGCTGGCAAGCTGCGACAGGGAGCATATTGGGTGTGATTGATGGTGATTTGCAGCATCCTCCAGAAGTATTATTACAACTGTTAAATAAGATAAAACACGGAGCAGATTTGGCTTTAGCCAGTCGTCACGTAGACGGTGGTGGTGTGAGTAGTTGGAGCGTGATTAGACGCTTTTTGTCTCGTGGAGCGCAAGTTTTAGGGTTAATTATTTTACCAGGAGTCTTGGGAAGAGTTACTGACCCAATGAGTGGTTATTTTATGGTGCGACGCAGTGCGATCGCTGGTGCAACCATGAATCCGGTAGGGTATAAAATTCTCTTAGAGGTGATTGGCAGAGGCAAAGTAGGGGAAATTGCAGAAGCTGGTTATGTCTTCCGTGAACGCACTGAAGGCGAAAGTAAGGTAACATGGAAGCAATATGTAGAGTATATTCAACATCTAATTCGTTTACGGGTATCTACTGGTAGGTTAGGTAAAATTAGTCGGAAGATTGATTTTCCCCTTGGCAAATTTATCCGCTTTGGTTTAGTAGGATTCAGTGGGGTGTTTGTAGATATGGCAGTGCTTTATTTACTCAGTGATCCTTCTACTTTAGGTTGGAATTTAACTCGCAGTAAAATTATTGCTGGTGAAGTGGCCATTTTCAATAATTTCCTGTGGAATGATGCTTGGACATTTGCAGATGTTTCCATGCAGCAAAAAGGATGGAAACAACGCATTAAGAGATTTTTCAAGTTTAATGTGGTTTGTTTAGCAGGATTGGTAATTAATGTCTTGGTTTTGAATATTGTTTATAATTTCTTGGTTCGTAATCAGTATATTGCTAACTTGATTGCGATCGCAGTTGCCACAATTTGGAATTTCTGGGTTAACCTCAAACTAAGTTGGCGGGTAACTGATGTGAAATAA
- a CDS encoding carbonic anhydrase, with the protein MKHNINLAKINQCLCCHSLASRRHFLQTLLPGAAAFTILQSAAPARAETHQTKALVLSCIDFRFLTAERYFLNRKNLWGEYDWTALAGASLAITGFPHPSDAEAFWDQLDISYRLHHIHKVIVIDHQDCGAYAMMIDSNLSKDPERELQVHTDYLSRAYWLIRNRYPDIEVELYLATLKKAEFQPILPIQITGDR; encoded by the coding sequence ATGAAGCACAATATTAATCTAGCAAAAATAAATCAATGTCTTTGTTGCCATTCCTTGGCTAGTCGTCGTCATTTTCTCCAAACTCTCCTTCCCGGAGCAGCAGCATTTACTATTTTACAATCAGCAGCACCCGCTAGAGCCGAAACTCATCAAACAAAAGCTTTAGTTCTTAGTTGTATTGATTTTCGGTTTTTGACAGCAGAACGCTATTTTTTAAACAGGAAAAATTTATGGGGTGAGTATGATTGGACAGCTTTAGCAGGTGCTTCCCTGGCTATAACAGGTTTTCCCCATCCATCTGATGCTGAAGCATTTTGGGATCAATTAGATATATCCTATCGACTACATCATATTCACAAAGTGATTGTGATTGATCATCAAGATTGTGGTGCTTATGCAATGATGATAGACTCTAATTTAAGCAAAGATCCAGAGCGAGAATTGCAAGTACATACAGATTATTTAAGTCGGGCTTATTGGTTAATTCGCAACCGCTATCCTGATATTGAAGTTGAGCTTTATTTAGCGACTCTCAAGAAAGCTGAATTTCAACCTATTTTACCAATACAGATAACAGGTGACAGGTAA